In Gossypium raimondii isolate GPD5lz chromosome 12, ASM2569854v1, whole genome shotgun sequence, a single window of DNA contains:
- the LOC105764206 gene encoding ethylene-responsive transcription factor ERF054, whose amino-acid sequence MAAANNIGKSKTGDGDEAIKMPRDQVLEIGKDKNVDFGLERHEWRPVFYEASMSKRPTKKIRSPEREASFQFSASLPHQSSSCSVSSDASFQPSRLVLPYAFDASQQPMYLSQQYGNNPTLLPLPQHQQHMVSFTPQQQHDGVYQPMFSGESSLPPQQLVQYWSNVLNLSPRGSLMMMSRLGQNRRQLLRSPVQPINATKLYRGVRQRHWGKWVAEIRLPRNRTRLWLGTFDTAEEAALAYDREAFKLRGENARLNFPELFVNKDKVTSTAPSSPVSSPQTPHQSSKPNQTQNLPQQEPEEDQDLQSVEMETVRPPEGDNPDSGSGMTTEGFGAEGVCGCEEMEWGAMAEAWFNAIPAGWGPGSPVWDDLDTTNNLLFPSNLPFTHQNQNLLDSDLSKQHNSASSPSCPMKHFFWKDED is encoded by the coding sequence ATGGCAGCAGCAAATAATATTGGCAAATCCAAGACAGGTGACGGTGATGAGGCAATCAAGATGCCAAGAGACCAAGTTTTGGAGATCGGCAAAGACAAGAATGTTGATTTTGGATTGGAGAGGCATGAATGGAGGCCAGTTTTTTATGAAGCTTCCATGTCTAAAAGGCCTACCAAGAAGATACGTAGCCCTGAACGTGAAGCCTCTTTTCAATTCTCAGCTTCTTTACCTCATCAATCGTCTTCTTGCTCTGTTTCATCCGATGCTTCATTCCAACCATCTAGACTGGTTTTGCCTTATGCTTTTGATGCATCTCAGCAGCCAATGTACTTATCCCAACAATACGGAAATAATCCAACTCTCCTGCCATTACCGCAACATCAGCAACATATGGTTTCCTTTACGCCTCAGCAGCAACATGATGGTGTTTACCAGCCAATGTTTTCAGGAGAATCATCCCTACCGCCTCAGCAACTTGTTCAGTACTGGAGTAATGTATTGAATCTGAGTCCGAGAGGGAGCTTAATGATGATGAGCAGGCTGGGGCAGAATCGTAGACAATTGCTTAGGTCGCCTGTGCAACCGATAAATGCTACTAAGCTTTACCGGGGAGTAAGGCAGAGGCATTGGGGCAAATGGGTAGCTGAAATTCGTCTTCCTCGAAACAGGACTCGTCTTTGGCTTGGCACATTTGATACGGCTGAAGAAGCTGCCTTAGCCTATGATCGCGAAGCATTCAAGCTTAGAGGAGAGAATGCAAGGCTCAATTTCCCGGAGCTTTTCGTCAATAAGGATAAAGTTACGTCCACAGCCCCAAGTTCACCGGTTTCGTCTCCACAGACTCCCCATCAAAGTTCAAAGCCAAACCAGACTCAGAACCTCCCACAACAAGAACCTGAAGAAGACCAAGATTTGCAGTCTGTAGAAATGGAAACGGTGCGGCCACCTGAAGGAGATAATCCTGACAGTGGTTCAGGGATGACAACAGAGGGTTTTGGAGCAGAAGGCGTTTGTGGTTGTGAGGAAATGGAGTGGGGAGCCATGGCAGAGGCTTGGTTCAATGCAATTCCAGCAGGTTGGGGACCTGGTAGTCCTGTTTGGGATGATTTAGATACCACAAACAATCTACTTTTTCCTTCAAATCTTCCTTTCACCCATCAAAATCAAAACCTGCTGGATTCTGATCTCTCAAAACAACACAATTCTGCTTCTTCACCTTCTTGTCCAATGAAACATTTCTTTTGGAAAGATGAAGATTAA